The Streptomyces sp. DG1A-41 genomic sequence GCCCTTCTCGTAATTGTTGCGAATCTGGGTGACCTTGTCGCCGACACGGAACACCCGTCCGCCGAATCTCTTCTCGGGCAGATCGGGGCGGCCCGGGGTGACGGCCTGCTGGAGCAGGCCGTTGAGAGTGCCCGCGCCCGCCGGGCCCCGGTGCATGGGGGCGAGGACCTGCACGTCCCGGCGCGGGTCGAGCCCGAACTTGGCCGGAATCCGGTGGGCCGCCACATCGACCGTGAGCCTGCCGGCGGCCTCCGTGTCGTCCTCGACGAAGAGGAAGAAGTCCTTCATGCCGTCGGTGAGCGGGTGTTGGCCGGCGTTGATCCGGTGCGCGTTCGTCACAACGCCGGACTGCTGGGCCTGCCGGAAGACCCGGGTGAGGCGGACGGCGGGGATCGGGCTCCCACCGGCCAGGAGGTCGCGCAGCACCTCCCCCGCGCCGACGCTCGGCAGCTGGTCCACATCCCCGACGAAGAGGAGGTGGGCCCCCGGCGGCACGGCCTTGACGAGCTTGTTGGCGAGGAGCAGGTCCAGCATGGACGCCTCGTCGACCACCACCAGGTCGGCGTCCAGCGGGCGGTCCCGGTCGTAGGCCGCGTCGCCGCCGGGCTTCAGCTCCAGCAGGCGGTGGACCGTGGAGGCCTCGGCGCCGGTGAGCTCGGACAGGCGCTTGGCGGCCCGGCCGGTCGGAGCGGCGAGCACGACCTTGGCCTTCTTGGCGCGGGCCAGCTCCACGATGGAGCGGACCGTGAAGGACTTGCCGCAGCCGGGGCCGCCGGTGAGGACGGCGACCTTCTCGGTCAGCGCCAGCTTGACGGCGGCCTCCTGCTCCGGGGCGAGGTCGGCGCCGGTGCGTGTTCTCAGCCAGCCGAGCGCCTTGTCCCAGGCCACCGCCCGGAAGCCCGGCATCCGGTCCTCCTCGGTGCGCAGAAGGCGCAGCAGCTGAGCGGAGAGGGAGAGTTCGGCGCGGTGGAAGGGGACGAGGTAGACGGCGGTGACCGGCTCCGAGCCGCCGTCGGGGCCAGGCACCTTCTCCCGTACGACCCCGGGGTCGCCGCCGTCCTCGGGGACCTCGGCCAGCTCCGCGAGGCACTCGATGACGAGCCCGGTGTCGACCTGGAGCAGCTTCACCGCGTCCGCGATCAGCCGCTCCTCCGGGAGGTAGCAGTTGCCCTGGTCGGTGGCCTGCGACAGCGCGTACTGGAGGCCCGCCTTGACGCGCTCCGGGCTGTCGTGCGGGATGCCGACGGACTGGGCGATCTTGTCGGCGGTGAGGAAGCCGATGCCCCAGACGTCGGCGGCGAGGCGGTAGGGCTGGTTCTTCACGACGGAGATGGACGCGTCGCCGTACTTCTTGTAGATCCGCACGGCGATGGACGTGGACACCTCGACGGTCTGGAGGAAGAGCATGACCTCCTTGATGGCCTTCTGTTCCTCCCAGGCGTCGGCGATCTTCTTCGTCCGCTTGGGCCCGAGGCCCGGGACCTCGATGAGCCGCTTGGGCTCCTCCTCGATGATCTGCAGGGTGTCCAGGCCGAAATGCTGCGTGATCCGGTCGGCGAATACCGGGCCGATGCCCTTGACCAGGCCGGAGCCGAGGTAACGGCGGATGCCCTGGACGGTGGCCGGCAGGACGGTCGTGTAGTTCTCCACGTGGAACTGCTTGCCGTACTGGGGATGCGAGCCCCAGCGGCCCTCCATGCGCAGGGATTCCCCGACCTGGGCGCCGAGCAGCGCGCCCACGACCGTGAGCAGATCGCCGCCGCCTCTGCCGGTGTCGACCCGGGCGACCGTGTAGCCGTTCTCCTCGTTGGCGTACGTGATCCGCTCGAGAACGCCTTCGAGCACGGCGAGCCGCCGTTCGTCGGCGGGGGTTCCCGTGTGGTTGGGCATGATCCGACGGTACCGCCGGGGTACGACACTCAGGCCTCTATGTGACCTTCCTTGACGGCCGTCACGAATGCCGTCCAGCCGTGGGCGGAGAAGACCAGGGTGGGGCCGGTGGTGGTCCTGCTGTCGCGGACGGGTACGTCGGGGTTGTTGCGGGCGACTTCGAGGCACTCTCCTTGATCGCCGCCGCTGTAGCTGGACTTGTACCAGCCGGTGATGCTGCTTTCAGTGGTGCCCATGCGTGTGTTCCTCCGCTGCCGCCCTGACGAGGGCCAGTGACTCCCGCTGCGACAACGCGTCGCTCAGAGCGAGAGAGTAGGCGGTCTGGCATGCGCGTCCTGTTCCCTCCACGCGGACGGCGACGGCGGTCCCCGGCACCCCCCCCCCGTGCCCGTACTGCCGCGACGGCGTCAGCGGCGCGGTGTTCCCTCGCGCGGAGGAACGTCCGTTGCGCGGAGAGGACAACCGGCTCGTCCGCCCCTACCCGGCGGCGAAGGTGAGCCCGTGATGGCCGGGCAACTGCTGCCTTGGACGACTGTCGATGGGAGGCCGTGCTACCTCGTGGGCGAGGGGACGGGCTACGTCTCGCGCCTCGCCGACGAGATCGCGGACGTACAACTCAGCATGGCGGGCGACCTCCTCGGCCACGCCGCCGCACTCCTCGCGGAACGCCGCGTGACGAGCGCGGAGCTGCACTATCTGGCCCTGCGGCTCGCCGAGTCCCTGCGGGACGTCAAGCGGGTCGCGGAGAGCAGAGGGGCCCGGGCTCGCCCATAGCGCAAGCCCTCCTACGCCGTGGGCGGCACCAAGGGCATGAGACGTCGCGTCTGGGACAGCCGCAGCAACTCCCTTACGGTGTTCAACCGAGCCGTGAGGGACTACAGGGCCCCGAAAGACGCCCGCGTCCTTCGTATGGTTGGGCCGAGGGCACTTCGGGTCAAGCTCATCCAGCGAGCAAGGCACGTGCCCACTGTTCTTCGCGCTGTTCGATGTATTCGGCGTCGCTTCGCCAGGCGTCGCCGTGGCCTTCTGCCCAGAGCGTCGCCCATGGCTGGTTGCCTTCGGCCGCTTGGTGGCGCAGGAAGTCGTGCATGGCACGGGTTCGGCGGCCCAGCAGGGGCACCAGGTCACGCCGCTCGGTCTCCTCGAGCCCGTAAGCGTCGGCGAAGATCCGCAGGCGATGGTCAGCGTCGGCACGTTGCCAGTGGGGGTGCGCGGACAGTGGGATGAAGCCGTGCATCGCGTAAGCGACATCCCACAGGCGGGTGCCGGGGCCAGCGGTGTCCCAGTCGATGAAGGCCCATGAGTCCATTCCGTCGGCCACGAGGTTCCACGGGGCCAGGTCGTGATGGGCGATGATGTCAGCTCCCTCGGCAGGGATGAGTACCTGCCAGCGGGCGTCGGGCGGTGGCGTGAAGCCCTCCACGGCGTCGTGGAAGTCCCTGATCAGACGGGCCACATGAGCCAACCGCTGCGAGGCTTCCAGCAGCGCGAATCGGTCGGGCCAGATCACCTCACCTGTCACAAAGGTCAGTACCTCCCTCCCCTGCTCGTCGATGCCCAGGGGGCGAGGAGCCGCCCGGAAGCCCACATCGTGGAGATGGGTGAGCAGTGCGTGCACTGCTGGAGTCCACGGTCCCGCCGGGCGGCGGACGGTGTCACCGATGCGGACGACGCCGGCGCTGACGTTCCCGCCGGACAATGGCTGCTCTTCATCGTGCTGCACAGTGGCAGTCTGGCCGACCAGCCCTTGCCGATCACCTCGATTACGGCGAGCAGGGCTTGTCCCGTCGTTGACGAGAGTGCGCTCGGACCACCCCATGCGCTCCCCTGCGTGGCAGCTCAGTTGCCGGACCGCTCGGCGAGCGTGTGCGCGACGAGGGCATTGGCGTGACCGTGGCCCAGCCCGTGCTCGGCCTTGAGCCAGTTCACGAGCTCCATGTGCTTGGTCAGAGGCGAGGAGCGGATCAGGTCCTTCCACTCCGCAATCGGGCGACCGTACTTCTTCTCGATGGAAGGGAAGTAACTGGCAGGGCCCTTCACGGTGGCGGTCATGTCAGCCGTCCTGTCTGTCCGTTGGTTGCTTCGGTGTTGTCACTGGTATGACCGAGGGGCACGGACGGAGTCATCGGTCGATGAAGGTGTGCTGCGTCACACCTCCTCTCACCGATGTTGCTTCGTCAGTGCCCGCTGAACGGCGTCGGGGAGAGCCGCCGATTCGTACGAACGCGGCGCTGCTCACGGATCGCTGGATGCCGAACCCGGCGCACCCTGCGGTCGAGTGGGACGCTCAAGCAGGACGCACGCCCCACTGCACGGCCTCGCCGCCCTGACGGTGCTCGGCCTGCCGGCCCGCACCGCGGGCGGTGTCCGGTCACTATGACTGCGACCGAGGATGAGAGTCACTCTTCGGACCGCTGCTCGTGCCGGTGGGTGCCGCGGGCCAGTTCCTGTAGCAGCCCGTGCTCGGTCTTCCCGGTATCGCGGGCCATCTTGCGCAGCAGGAGGGCACAGAGGGCCGCCGCCCCGTCCATGAGGGCCTCGGTCGCCATAGGGTCCTCGCGCCGTCGCTCTGCCACGTAGGCCGTCAGCAGGTCGTTGCCGGAGACGTAGGCGGTCATGAACTCGATGCCGTTGCGAAGACGGTCGTAGTCGCTGGTCATAGTCGAACCGTGCCACACCCGGGAGAGGTCATCGCGAGCCGCTGCGGCGGGCGTACGCGCGGGCCGCGCGGGCGCGGTCGCCGCAGCGGGTGGAGCACCACTGGCGGCGGCCGTGGCGGAGGAGGTAGCGGTTGCAGGGCGGGGAGCCGCAGGCGGTGAGGCGTTCGGCGTCGGGGGAGGTGAGCAGGTCGGCGGCGTCGGCGGCGAGGGTGGCCAGCGCGAGGTCGACGATCGCGGTGGTGGGGTGGGGGGCGGTGCGGTAGGGGCCGGTCTTGTCGTCCCACCCCAGCAGCGGGGCGGTGGGGACCCGGGTCATCGCGTCGTTGATGGCCGTGACTGCCGCGGGGAGGGCGGGCAGGCCCTCGGCGCGGGCGGCGAACAGCGACCTGATCTGTTCGCGGAGCGAGCGCAGTTGAGTCGCGCACATCTCCCGCATGCCGGCGTCGACCGGGGCCAGGCCGCGCTGTGTCAGCCAGTGGTTCGCCTGCGCGGGGGTGCCCAGGAGATCGACCGTGTGCCCGCCGGGCAGTGCGATCGCGCTGTTGGCGAGGGCTAGGGAGGGGTGCTCCTCCTCGCCCTGTGCGGGCGGCGGGGCGGGGTTTTCGGTCACGGACTCCTCCATGCTTCTCATGGTACGGCTTGCCTGTATCCGTGAGAAGCAGTTACGGTCGTCTCACGGTTCGAACGCATCTATCCGTGAGGTTCTTCATGTCTGCCCTTCCTGCGACGACCGCGCCCTTCCCCGTCCGCGTCTTCGGCGGCCCGACCGCCCTCTTCGAGTACGGCGGCCTGCGCTTCCTGACCGACCCGACCTTCGACGCCCCCGGCGACTTCCCGGCGCCCGCCGTGATCCTGACCAAGACCTCCCCGGCTGCCTGCGCACCCGCCGAGCTCGGCCCCCTCGACGTGGTGCTCCTCTCGCACGACGAGCACGCCGACAACCTCGACACCTCCGGGCGGGCGCTGCTCGCCGACGTCCCGCTCACCCTCACCACCCCCGGGGGAGGACAGCGCCTCGGCGAGAGGGCCACGGGCCTGGCCGACTGGCAGTCCGTCGAGCTCGACCGCCCCGACGGAGGCACGGTCACCGTCACGGGCGTCCCCGCCATCCACGGCCCCGGCCCCCGCGAGGAGGTCGAGCCGATCACCGGCCAGGTCGTCGGCTTCGTCCTGACCGGCGAGGGTCTGCCCACCGTCTACGTCAGCGGCGACAACGCCTCACTCGACGCGGTGAAGGAGATCGCCGAGCGCTTCGCCCCGGTGGACACCGCCATCCTGTTCGCCGGCGCGCCGCGCTTCGCCGAAGTCTTCGACGGAAAGGTGATCGTCCTGGACAGCGCCATGGCCGCCGAGGCCGCGCGGATCCTCGGCGCCCGCC encodes the following:
- a CDS encoding ATP-dependent RecD-like DNA helicase, with the protein product MPNHTGTPADERRLAVLEGVLERITYANEENGYTVARVDTGRGGGDLLTVVGALLGAQVGESLRMEGRWGSHPQYGKQFHVENYTTVLPATVQGIRRYLGSGLVKGIGPVFADRITQHFGLDTLQIIEEEPKRLIEVPGLGPKRTKKIADAWEEQKAIKEVMLFLQTVEVSTSIAVRIYKKYGDASISVVKNQPYRLAADVWGIGFLTADKIAQSVGIPHDSPERVKAGLQYALSQATDQGNCYLPEERLIADAVKLLQVDTGLVIECLAELAEVPEDGGDPGVVREKVPGPDGGSEPVTAVYLVPFHRAELSLSAQLLRLLRTEEDRMPGFRAVAWDKALGWLRTRTGADLAPEQEAAVKLALTEKVAVLTGGPGCGKSFTVRSIVELARAKKAKVVLAAPTGRAAKRLSELTGAEASTVHRLLELKPGGDAAYDRDRPLDADLVVVDEASMLDLLLANKLVKAVPPGAHLLFVGDVDQLPSVGAGEVLRDLLAGGSPIPAVRLTRVFRQAQQSGVVTNAHRINAGQHPLTDGMKDFFLFVEDDTEAAGRLTVDVAAHRIPAKFGLDPRRDVQVLAPMHRGPAGAGTLNGLLQQAVTPGRPDLPEKRFGGRVFRVGDKVTQIRNNYEKGKNGVFNGTVGVVTSLDPVDQRLTVLTDEDEEVPYEFDELDELAHAYAVTIHRSQGSEYPAVVIPVTTGAWMMLQRNLLYTAVTRAKQLVVLVGSRRAIGQAVRTVSAGRRCTALDFRLGSTKNDRSNES
- a CDS encoding DUF4287 domain-containing protein produces the protein MTATVKGPASYFPSIEKKYGRPIAEWKDLIRSSPLTKHMELVNWLKAEHGLGHGHANALVAHTLAERSGN
- a CDS encoding phosphotransferase encodes the protein MQHDEEQPLSGGNVSAGVVRIGDTVRRPAGPWTPAVHALLTHLHDVGFRAAPRPLGIDEQGREVLTFVTGEVIWPDRFALLEASQRLAHVARLIRDFHDAVEGFTPPPDARWQVLIPAEGADIIAHHDLAPWNLVADGMDSWAFIDWDTAGPGTRLWDVAYAMHGFIPLSAHPHWQRADADHRLRIFADAYGLEETERRDLVPLLGRRTRAMHDFLRHQAAEGNQPWATLWAEGHGDAWRSDAEYIEQREEQWARALLAG
- a CDS encoding CGNR zinc finger domain-containing protein; the protein is MEESVTENPAPPPAQGEEEHPSLALANSAIALPGGHTVDLLGTPAQANHWLTQRGLAPVDAGMREMCATQLRSLREQIRSLFAARAEGLPALPAAVTAINDAMTRVPTAPLLGWDDKTGPYRTAPHPTTAIVDLALATLAADAADLLTSPDAERLTACGSPPCNRYLLRHGRRQWCSTRCGDRARAARAYARRSGSR
- a CDS encoding DUF397 domain-containing protein produces the protein MGTTESSITGWYKSSYSGGDQGECLEVARNNPDVPVRDSRTTTGPTLVFSAHGWTAFVTAVKEGHIEA
- a CDS encoding MBL fold metallo-hydrolase, with product MSALPATTAPFPVRVFGGPTALFEYGGLRFLTDPTFDAPGDFPAPAVILTKTSPAACAPAELGPLDVVLLSHDEHADNLDTSGRALLADVPLTLTTPGGGQRLGERATGLADWQSVELDRPDGGTVTVTGVPAIHGPGPREEVEPITGQVVGFVLTGEGLPTVYVSGDNASLDAVKEIAERFAPVDTAILFAGAPRFAEVFDGKVIVLDSAMAAEAARILGARRVVPVHYDSWAHFTEGREELAAAFAAAGLADRLDWGGRD